In a genomic window of Diorhabda carinulata isolate Delta chromosome 8, icDioCari1.1, whole genome shotgun sequence:
- the LOC130897218 gene encoding arrestin domain-containing protein 1-like isoform X7: protein MLFFQTVVTTWRNLDIPFSFGPLPPGPYVYPFAFNLPGNMASTYEGVHGSIKYYLTLIVDKGIISNYKYETEIQIRSPVNFNLIKDKLQLEPTIYKDEKVLCCCCCKSSPVTMDLLFDKEAFLIGEVAKIRMKIVNMSNTTIPQVVMFLQQKIIYKSDMGYSTYDINELATASISGVGAHGDRNYLFNFEIPSSANVPNFTGCRLFDTKVFFTAEAVIPGFHTNLRIDTETIILGHIPLDSTSSQLSHDQETDPPPYNPNEYNKSDGTNSEMIPLVNHEKSTNLPASAPTEDNNSSAPQKLDESM from the exons GTCCACTTCCGCCAGGACCGTATGTATACCCGTTTGCTTTCAACCTACCAGGTAACATGGCGAGTACCTACGAAGGTGTTCATGGAAGTATCAAATACTACTTAACTTTGATAGTAGATAAAGGTATTATCAGTAACTACAAATATGAAACAGAAATTCAAATTAGATCACCtgttaatttcaatttgataaAGGATAAATTACAATTG GAACCAACCATTTATAAAGATGAAAAAGTTTTGTGTTGCTGTTGTTGTAAAAGTAGTCCTGTCACTATGGACTTACTGTTTGATAAAGAAGCTTTCCTTATTGGAGAAGTAGCCAAAATTCGAATGAAAATAGTTAACATGTCTAATACAACAATACCACAAGTGGTTATGTTTTTACAACAG aaaattatatataaatctgATATGGGATATTCGACAtacgatataaatgaattagcCACAGCATCTATAAGCGGAGTCGGTGCACATGGAGACAGGAATTACctcttcaattttgaaataccTTCTTCAGCTAATGTGCCGAACTTTACTGGATGTCgtttatttgatacaaaagtatTCTTTACA GCTGAAGCTGTTATCCCTGGTTTTCATACAAATTTACGAATAGATACTGAAACAATAATACTAGGTCATATTCCTCTTGATAGTACTTCTTCACAAC TATCTCACGATCAAGAAACAGACCCACCGCCTTACAATCCGAATGAGTACAACAAAAGTGACGGAACTAATTCTGAGATGATTCCTCTTGtaaatcatgaaaaatcgaCTAATTTACCAGCCAGTGCTCCTACTGAAGATAATAATTCATCAGCACCACAAAAACTTGATGAATCCATGTGA